A region of Anopheles merus strain MAF chromosome 2R, AmerM5.1, whole genome shotgun sequence DNA encodes the following proteins:
- the LOC121589543 gene encoding LOW QUALITY PROTEIN: N-lysine methyltransferase KMT5A-A (The sequence of the model RefSeq protein was modified relative to this genomic sequence to represent the inferred CDS: deleted 2 bases in 1 codon), whose translation MLKGRRTRNGEKKNANPVHDDTASPKRKDIKYTHEDSNNPVANIEQRNNTSVCDEPMKLRGGRMKMADISKYLEKKDDSNIIEKSLTLVQSNGNLDIRDKNVCKIVESHLLEASISSSDATITTTNFVESKKSKNSNIFLQDPVLHLNITKSNPSSRTLSMVQNSILTQQDMKTGLYTTPSQPKINSFWKEVTMTRKIKDTNDEKERSSMSNNEQHILDLSKPTQVTQIDSTTTAENVLTDDDNSCDSGDSGVVILSGTNGTIAMSLTNNQTNVSACAEQIGEAENRKKPATPHRILCPSPSKNAIIYLQSPPGLLNNSSSGKSRNKRQAGSNKTRKRLISKDAENFVAGATEEIKEMKPEPLDDAANAARDSAVPIELNKNIVHQNRKIVVGSANFKPGCNKKITEYYPIRRSVRKTKKEVQVERDRDIERAIKEGREDGLKIEYFEGKGRGIVTTRSFAKGEFVVEYIGDLISVAEAKQREQVYAKDDSTGCYMYYFRHKNVQHCIDATAESGKLGRLVNHSRNGNLVTKTVPINNRPHLVLIAKEDIEKDVEVTYDYGDRSKEALLHYPWLAL comes from the exons ATGCTGAAAG GTCGACGGACGCgcaatggagaaaaaaaaaatgctaatcCTGTTCATGATGACACAGCCAGCCCAAAGCGCAAGGATATTAAATACACACATGAAGATAGTAACAATCCTGTCGCAAATATTGAACAGCGAAATAATACCTCCGTTTGTGACGAGCCTATGAAGCTTCGTGGCGGCCGTATGAAGATGGCGGACATATCTaaatatttggaaaaaaaagatgattcTAACATTATCGAAAAATCTTTAACACTGGTACAATCAAATGGCAACTTAGATATAAGAGATAAAAACGTTTGTAAAATTGTTGAGTCTCATCTTTTGGAAGCAAGCATCAGTTCTTCAGATGccacaataacaacaacaaattttGTAGAATctaaaaaatcgaaaaatagCAATATTTTTCTCCAGGACCCAGTGCTGCACTTAAACATCACCAAG TCAAACCCTTCATCTCGAACTTTAAGTATGGTGCAAAACTCTATTTTAACACAACAAGATATGAAAACTGGTCTCTACACAACACCATCGCAACCAAAGATAAATTCATTCTGGAAAGAAGTTACTATGACCAGGAAAATCAAAGACACAAATGATGAGAAAGAACGATCATCAATGAGCAATAATGAACAACATATATTAGATCTGTCTAAACCAACACAAGTAACCCAAATTGATTCTACTACCACTGCGGAAAATGTATTGACCGATGACGATAATTCTTGCGATAGCGGTGATAGCGGCGTTGTTATTCTGTCAGGAACAAACGGAACCATTGCTATGTCCCTCacaaataatcaaacaaatgTGTCAGCCTGTGCTGAGCAGATAGGTGAGGCTGAGAATCGAAAGAAACCGGCCACCCCACATCGTATTCTTTGTCCTTCACCTTCAAAAAATGCTATCATATACCTTCAAAGCCCGCCTGGACTTCTCAATAATTCTTCGTCAGGAAAAAGCCGTAATAAACGACAGGCTGGCAGCAATAAAACACGTAAAAG ACTTATTAGTAAGGATGCAGAAAATTTTGTTGCAGGAGCTACAGaagaaattaaagaaatgAAACCTGAACCACTAGATGATGCTGCGAATGCTGCTCGTGATTCAGCTGTTCCGATCGAgctgaataaaaatattgttcatcaAAATCGGAAAATAGTTGTTGGATCAGCAAATTTTAAACCTggatgtaacaaaaaaattacAGAATATTATCCAATCAGGCGAAGTGTACgtaaaacaaagaaagaagTACAAGTTGAACGAGATCGTGATATTGAACGAGCCATTAAGGAAGGGCGTGAAGATGGACTCAAG ATCGAATATTTTGAAGGAAAGGGTCGAGGCATCGTTACAACGAGGAGCTTTGCGAAAGGAGAATTTGTAGTAGAATATATTGGCGACCTTATAAGTGTTGCCGAAGCAAAACAACGAGAACAAGTTTATGCGAAGGATGATAGTACAGGATGCTACATGTACTATTTCAGGCACAAGAACGTACAGCACTG TATTGATGCGACAGCAGAAAGTGGAAAGCTCGGACGGTTAGTAAACCATTCTCGGAATGGAAATTTGGTTACCAAAACCGTGCCCATCAATAATCGGCCGcatcttgttttaattgccAAAGAAGATATTGAAAAGGATGTAGAAGTGACATACGATTATGGTGACCGTTCAAAAGAAGCATTACTTCATTATCCATGGTTAGcattataa